The Methanobacterium sp. DNA segment TGAACTATACCAAGATAAAAACAGCTTCTATTTATCTAGTAGGAAATGGTGTTTACTGCGCTAGAAATGACAATATAGCCATTGATACGATAAAAAATATTATTACTAACTCTAAAATTTATGCAAATAGCGATGACCTTAAAGCAAGGGGAATAGCAATTGAACATCTAATAAAGGGGATTATACCATTCTCTCATTATGATCAAATGGTAATAGACATAATGGAAAGTTTTGATCAAATTTTAAGTTTTTAAGGTAATCAAAATACAATTTAAAGGTGAATTAACATGAATAGTGACGAAAAAGGATTTGAAGCAAAAATTAAAAGCATGACAAGTGGTAAAGGATGCGCGTGTCAAATGGGAATTATTGAAAGGAAAGAATCATCATTAAAAATAGTAATATGTAAAAAATGTGGTAAAGTCTTTAAAACAGATCGAAATACTGAATTATGCTTTAGCTGTGAAAAAGGGTAAACTAAAACCATGTTATCAGAAAATGCCGAAAAATACAATGATACATTAATTCTTGTATTATTAGATGGTCCTTATGTTTCAGAATATGCAGATATTGGCTATAATCTTGCAAAAAGCGCCTTAGAAAATGATTATAACGTTAAAATATTTTTATACATGGATGGAGCGCACATACCTGTAAAAAATCAAGATCCACGTGCACTTCCCATCAGTTCACAGTTATATGAAGATTTAATACAAAAAGGCTGTGAGATAAAGGTATGCATAAGATGCGCTGCTGCACGAGGCCATATAAATGAATCTCAATATATA contains these protein-coding regions:
- a CDS encoding DsrE family protein → MLSENAEKYNDTLILVLLDGPYVSEYADIGYNLAKSALENDYNVKIFLYMDGAHIPVKNQDPRALPISSQLYEDLIQKGCEIKVCIRCAAARGHINESQYIEGVKITSVYDLAEWMENTDKIITLGG